The proteins below are encoded in one region of Natrialbaceae archaeon AArc-T1-2:
- a CDS encoding restriction endonuclease: protein MAVLDDLSGFEFEDVMEDVFRNLGYENVRQADRIADEGRDVTMEEVVDGTRRAIIVECKHTGTVGRPVVQKLHSAIATFDFDGPKRGMVVTTGRFTNPAQEYADRLQQNDDPHPIELLDGEDLREIADEIALDLYNGRIEILCDETLRPYDPADDVDAPVTETFRDIENIEAADLPEPHSSVTFRPVVAVTADTNAVFETSVGVIHRINDRTRFVAHAERGQPQVVDEDVATLVTENLHATVELDPEQFGEVFDDVEERRFGQTQTEYKEWAVERLQQHHTTTVTYTGDNNVTYNKTCEPNRSDISVQSIEPVYLPEVRHTTDLQEYTYPYEYYTAGPSRVTAEDGIHRCVHCDTSGVDETYTYCPNCGAIACTSHIKTERLEGEPICTGCAVTERFALKTKYFYDEENLEAFREEYAAMPLHEKAMENKWLAGGSVVATLLVVVGLLIIGGII from the coding sequence ATGGCTGTACTGGACGATCTCTCGGGGTTCGAGTTCGAGGACGTGATGGAGGACGTGTTCCGCAACCTCGGCTACGAGAACGTCCGCCAGGCCGACCGCATAGCTGACGAGGGACGCGACGTCACTATGGAGGAGGTCGTCGACGGCACTCGGCGCGCGATCATCGTCGAGTGCAAGCACACGGGAACGGTCGGCCGGCCGGTCGTCCAGAAGCTCCACTCGGCGATCGCGACGTTCGACTTCGACGGCCCCAAACGGGGGATGGTCGTCACGACCGGCCGGTTCACCAACCCTGCTCAGGAGTACGCCGACCGCCTCCAGCAGAACGACGACCCACATCCAATCGAGCTGCTCGACGGCGAGGACCTTCGGGAGATCGCCGACGAGATCGCCCTCGACCTCTACAACGGTCGCATCGAGATTCTCTGCGACGAGACGCTCCGCCCGTACGACCCGGCCGACGACGTCGACGCGCCAGTCACGGAGACGTTCCGCGATATTGAGAACATTGAGGCCGCCGACCTCCCAGAACCGCACTCATCGGTGACGTTCCGCCCGGTGGTGGCGGTCACCGCGGACACGAACGCTGTCTTCGAGACGTCGGTAGGCGTCATTCACCGGATCAACGACCGGACGCGATTCGTGGCCCATGCCGAACGCGGGCAGCCACAGGTCGTCGACGAAGACGTCGCAACGCTGGTCACCGAGAACCTCCACGCGACGGTCGAACTCGACCCCGAGCAGTTCGGAGAGGTGTTCGACGACGTCGAGGAGCGCCGGTTCGGACAGACCCAAACGGAGTACAAGGAGTGGGCCGTCGAGCGGCTCCAGCAGCACCACACGACGACGGTGACCTACACGGGCGACAACAACGTCACGTACAACAAGACCTGCGAGCCGAACCGCTCGGACATCTCCGTACAGTCGATCGAGCCCGTATACCTCCCCGAGGTTCGGCACACGACCGACCTCCAGGAGTACACCTACCCCTACGAGTACTACACGGCAGGCCCGTCACGAGTAACCGCCGAGGACGGCATCCACCGCTGCGTCCACTGTGACACGAGCGGCGTCGACGAGACGTACACCTACTGTCCGAACTGCGGGGCCATCGCCTGCACCAGCCACATCAAAACGGAGCGGCTGGAAGGCGAGCCGATCTGTACGGGCTGTGCCGTGACGGAACGGTTCGCGCTGAAGACGAAGTACTTCTACGACGAGGAGAACCTCGAAGCGTTCCGCGAGGAGTACGCCGCGATGCCGCTTCACGAGAAGGCGATGGAAAACAAGTGGCTGGCCGGGGGAAGCGTTGTCGCGACGCTGCTGGTCGTCGTCGGACTACTCATCATCGGCGGCATCATCTGA
- a CDS encoding DUF7567 family protein has product MSLEVLDRHSEALFEFLWCPVCGQEVFTHIPFERVFCKNCNTQVVIQESRETRGYEEAVLACFDSTTTWNLHVDEKLRRDLPDGSARVKILGAPGAYEVDWWSPKPDEDWEPVERGEFDDVEESDEVSHLA; this is encoded by the coding sequence ATGAGCCTCGAAGTACTTGACCGACACAGTGAGGCACTGTTCGAGTTCCTCTGGTGCCCCGTCTGCGGGCAGGAGGTCTTCACTCACATCCCCTTCGAGAGGGTGTTCTGCAAGAACTGCAACACCCAAGTCGTAATCCAAGAATCCCGAGAGACGCGCGGCTACGAGGAGGCCGTGCTCGCCTGCTTCGATTCTACCACGACCTGGAACCTCCACGTCGACGAGAAACTGCGCCGCGACCTGCCTGATGGGTCGGCGCGCGTGAAGATCCTCGGCGCACCGGGCGCCTACGAGGTCGACTGGTGGAGTCCAAAACCGGATGAGGACTGGGAGCCTGTCGAGCGCGGCGAGTTCGACGACGTTGAGGAGTCAGACGAGGTGTCGCATCTGGCATAG
- a CDS encoding DUF7568 family protein, translating to MPPITNWRREGRSPTLAYRNTETGARAVLHRAPDSYRYKWRGTILVDGYPDWSRGYEMKEATSFRDELRERPSPDLSCPECPNDDVRVGEKAADGAKVQRWYDCPDCGYEAPSRIVYGAER from the coding sequence ATGCCTCCCATCACTAATTGGCGACGCGAGGGCCGATCGCCAACGCTCGCGTATCGGAACACCGAGACAGGTGCGCGAGCCGTCCTGCATCGAGCCCCGGACTCCTACCGGTACAAATGGCGTGGGACAATCCTCGTCGACGGCTACCCGGACTGGTCGCGGGGATACGAGATGAAGGAGGCGACGTCGTTCCGTGACGAACTCCGGGAGCGGCCGTCTCCGGACCTCAGCTGCCCGGAGTGTCCGAACGACGACGTTCGCGTCGGCGAGAAGGCGGCAGACGGGGCGAAAGTCCAGCGGTGGTATGACTGCCCCGATTGTGGGTACGAAGCCCCCTCACGCATCGTCTACGGCGCCGAACGGTGA
- a CDS encoding SHOCT domain-containing protein, giving the protein MPQESSLSRLRDNATEILGLLFVSLMIIGLFTEFWLLIAGLIGLLFITPLIALLIGDQEAIEEWWGEEKAEQYGDNSEEDPLETLKRRYAEGELSEAEFEYKVQQLLEVDDIESVQRTADGSQTNDPPESVEMEREDR; this is encoded by the coding sequence ATGCCTCAGGAGTCCTCTTTGAGTCGTCTCAGGGACAATGCAACGGAGATTCTCGGCCTACTCTTCGTCTCACTCATGATTATCGGCCTGTTCACTGAGTTCTGGCTACTCATCGCGGGTCTGATCGGTCTGCTATTCATCACTCCTCTCATCGCGTTACTCATCGGAGATCAGGAGGCTATAGAGGAGTGGTGGGGAGAAGAGAAGGCTGAGCAGTACGGAGATAACTCCGAGGAAGATCCGCTTGAAACGCTCAAACGGCGGTATGCGGAAGGTGAGCTGTCTGAGGCCGAGTTTGAATACAAAGTCCAACAACTCCTCGAAGTCGATGATATAGAGTCGGTTCAACGGACTGCTGACGGTTCACAAACGAATGATCCCCCAGAGTCCGTCGAGATGGAGCGTGAAGATCGCTAA
- a CDS encoding RNA-guided endonuclease InsQ/TnpB family protein codes for MKRTNTFEVRPLSESDEALLQDVMDATASFWNELTYARRQRFFDDENIWETNEFRGQYKGQLGAAGVQTVTRKNNAAWKSFFALLESGEDASPPGYWGNQEDGRDLRVFVRNDSYEIEWGDYSRVEIPVGQDLKEEYGLGYYERLRLEVRGDPKWSGEQGRLEIQYDEVEDTYRAYQPVSVDDSELDSALASEEAALDIGINNLVACTTTTGEQYLYDGEKLFEQFRSTTEEIGRLSSKLPPEQDTSRRIRRLYRKRSRRRTHAQKALIRDLVERLHDEGIATVYIGELTGVIEIQPSPEINEKLENFWAFKQFIDQLQSVCEEHGIAVKEESEAWTSQTCPECGEQTDTVRHRETLTCPCGFEGHSDLTASETFLRRNTNKQVRPMARPVRFQWDNHEWRSATDAPEIGTNPNEQRTNP; via the coding sequence ATGAAACGGACCAATACTTTCGAGGTACGTCCCCTCTCCGAGTCGGATGAGGCGCTCCTACAAGACGTCATGGACGCGACGGCAAGCTTCTGGAACGAGCTGACCTATGCCCGCCGCCAGCGGTTCTTCGATGACGAGAACATCTGGGAGACTAATGAGTTTCGCGGACAGTACAAAGGCCAACTCGGCGCTGCCGGCGTCCAGACGGTGACACGGAAGAACAACGCCGCCTGGAAGTCGTTTTTCGCGCTGTTGGAAAGCGGTGAAGACGCGTCCCCACCGGGCTACTGGGGGAATCAAGAGGACGGGCGAGATCTCCGGGTGTTCGTTCGGAACGATTCGTACGAGATCGAGTGGGGCGACTACTCCCGAGTCGAAATTCCGGTCGGCCAGGATCTCAAAGAGGAGTATGGGCTGGGGTACTACGAACGGCTCCGTTTGGAGGTGCGTGGCGATCCGAAGTGGTCCGGCGAACAGGGGCGACTGGAAATTCAATACGACGAGGTCGAAGACACCTATCGGGCATATCAACCAGTCTCAGTCGACGACTCGGAACTGGATTCAGCACTGGCTTCGGAAGAAGCCGCCCTCGATATCGGTATCAACAATCTCGTTGCCTGTACGACTACGACAGGGGAACAGTATCTCTACGACGGTGAGAAACTGTTCGAACAGTTCCGATCGACAACCGAGGAAATCGGTCGCTTGTCATCCAAGTTGCCGCCGGAACAGGACACAAGCCGACGGATCCGCCGGCTCTACCGCAAACGCTCCCGCCGACGAACCCATGCCCAGAAGGCCCTCATCCGTGACCTCGTCGAACGGTTGCACGACGAGGGGATCGCAACGGTGTACATCGGCGAACTCACCGGCGTCATCGAAATCCAACCATCCCCTGAAATCAACGAGAAGCTGGAGAACTTTTGGGCGTTCAAGCAGTTCATCGACCAGCTTCAGTCGGTCTGTGAGGAACATGGGATTGCGGTAAAAGAGGAAAGTGAAGCTTGGACGAGCCAGACGTGTCCTGAGTGTGGAGAGCAAACCGATACGGTTCGGCATCGAGAGACACTAACCTGTCCGTGTGGCTTCGAAGGACACTCAGATCTCACCGCCTCAGAGACGTTCCTCAGGCGAAACACAAATAAGCAAGTCAGGCCGATGGCACGGCCCGTGCGGTTCCAGTGGGACAATCACGAATGGCGTTCGGCCACAGACGCCCCCGAAATCGGGACAAATCCCAACGAACAGCGCACAAACCCGTAA
- a CDS encoding Fic family protein: MRPEDFAENPPGEVEMVDGIFAFSPDPLPPDLGATHDLLTENGDAMYAVGQLSDLDTWLDSPEVILSPLIHREAVDSSNIETTTRLTLSDIYRREAGEEPGTTATERADITEAQNYVEAITTGIESLREGAALDRELLCRLHEILLQGARGEQKNPGEFREDLVGIDEPGTPLSEARFVPAPPASIPYALRSLLQYIRSGPTYAPLVDLALIHYQFETIHPFQDGNGRLGRLLVMLALYKWDLLPGPYLYPSSYFNANRDAYLNRLLAVSRDGAWTEWVSFFVQAIAEQGREAYTVARELLALRDRYREQYQGQGVVIRELIDFIIEHPYLTEPQAVSALDRSQPAVNQAIRRLWDDDVLQETTGQQRNRRYEAPAVLEVVEPYNP; this comes from the coding sequence ATGCGGCCTGAAGACTTTGCTGAAAACCCGCCTGGCGAGGTTGAGATGGTCGATGGGATTTTTGCCTTCAGCCCGGATCCGCTCCCACCGGATCTTGGCGCGACCCATGACCTCCTTACCGAGAACGGGGATGCGATGTACGCCGTGGGCCAGCTCTCGGATTTGGACACGTGGCTCGATTCACCGGAGGTCATTCTGAGTCCGCTCATCCACCGCGAGGCTGTGGATTCCTCGAATATTGAGACGACGACGCGGCTCACACTCTCGGATATTTATCGGCGAGAAGCTGGCGAGGAGCCTGGGACGACTGCAACAGAGCGTGCTGACATCACGGAGGCCCAGAATTATGTTGAGGCGATCACAACAGGGATCGAATCGCTTCGGGAGGGTGCTGCGTTGGATCGGGAGTTACTGTGTCGGCTACACGAAATTTTGCTACAGGGGGCCCGTGGTGAGCAGAAGAACCCAGGCGAATTTCGTGAGGATCTTGTGGGTATCGATGAACCAGGGACACCACTTAGTGAGGCACGATTTGTCCCGGCACCGCCGGCGAGTATTCCGTACGCTCTCCGGAGCCTGCTCCAGTACATCCGATCAGGGCCGACATACGCGCCGTTAGTCGATTTGGCGCTTATACATTATCAATTTGAGACGATCCATCCATTTCAGGACGGTAACGGACGGCTCGGTCGCCTCCTTGTGATGCTGGCGCTCTACAAGTGGGATCTACTACCTGGCCCGTATCTCTATCCCTCGTCGTATTTCAACGCGAATCGTGATGCCTATCTCAACAGACTCCTAGCCGTAAGTCGCGATGGGGCCTGGACGGAGTGGGTATCGTTCTTTGTGCAGGCGATTGCCGAACAGGGTCGTGAGGCGTATACTGTTGCTCGAGAACTGCTTGCTCTCCGTGATCGCTACCGGGAGCAGTACCAGGGCCAAGGTGTCGTCATTCGGGAACTCATCGATTTTATCATCGAACATCCCTATCTCACCGAACCACAGGCAGTCTCGGCGCTCGACCGGTCACAACCGGCGGTCAATCAGGCTATCCGCCGCCTCTGGGATGACGATGTGTTGCAAGAGACAACTGGTCAACAGCGCAACCGTCGATATGAAGCCCCCGCAGTATTGGAGGTCGTCGAACCGTACAATCCTTAA
- a CDS encoding DUF6735 family protein, which produces MGHRALVAYERTDGQYTLHYSHWGAANLKLKHRISAESPFGGDDTDSKWAKQLLAELADGLEADAVDGYLAGEDRPSTIVEPKPRATGLTLGEIVADHLDYLHHEAFFVVSTTFEVTAYRTLWFGLQYDSETVEQGATVGNGALATVRWYDGEPVGDGHLQGQFAALKDIVGDMLDRGVFTPSTARQYLKRKLAEWVGKRQELLIPNSSHNPVRPD; this is translated from the coding sequence ATGGGACACCGCGCACTCGTTGCGTACGAACGCACAGACGGACAGTACACGCTCCACTACAGCCATTGGGGCGCAGCGAACCTGAAGCTCAAGCACCGAATCTCGGCTGAGTCGCCGTTCGGTGGCGACGACACCGACTCCAAGTGGGCGAAACAGCTCCTCGCAGAGCTTGCCGATGGCCTCGAGGCAGATGCCGTCGACGGCTACCTCGCCGGCGAAGACCGCCCGTCGACGATCGTCGAGCCGAAGCCCCGCGCCACCGGGCTCACCCTCGGCGAGATCGTCGCTGACCACCTCGACTACCTCCACCACGAGGCGTTCTTCGTGGTGTCGACGACGTTCGAGGTGACCGCCTACCGGACGCTGTGGTTCGGCCTGCAGTACGACTCGGAGACAGTCGAACAGGGAGCAACGGTCGGGAACGGCGCGCTCGCGACGGTGCGCTGGTACGACGGCGAGCCGGTCGGCGATGGCCACCTGCAGGGACAGTTCGCGGCCCTCAAAGACATCGTCGGCGATATGCTCGACAGGGGCGTCTTCACGCCGTCGACGGCGAGACAGTACCTGAAACGGAAGCTGGCCGAGTGGGTCGGGAAGCGACAGGAGTTGCTCATCCCCAACTCCTCTCACAACCCGGTTCGTCCCGATTAA
- a CDS encoding transcription initiation factor IIB — MAISDIYETTFDEDVQDDEQAGQCPECDGHVRTNTVETVCDDCGLVIDEQPIDRGPEWRDYGDAESNPERTGAPLTPARHDRGLSTTVGRNTDANGNTLSGDKRRQLHRLRREQRRGRWRSKWEQNLAHGLGEVRRIASCLELGDGVRNQACQLFRSAQEEDLLRGRSIDSMAAASVYGTIRCNGLTWTVDDIEEYARCEFSSLRNAYKVLNRELNLPTPPMRPAAFVGRFASALELPDRVRRQAEQFAETSERDGAVTGVQPTGFAAACLYTAAQETGCYVTQTDLAEVADTTPVTIRTHHNTLLNQYC, encoded by the coding sequence ATGGCGATCAGTGATATCTACGAGACGACGTTCGACGAGGACGTACAGGACGACGAACAGGCGGGTCAGTGTCCCGAGTGCGACGGTCACGTGAGGACAAACACGGTGGAAACAGTGTGTGACGACTGTGGGCTGGTCATCGATGAACAACCGATCGACCGTGGCCCGGAGTGGCGCGACTACGGAGACGCGGAGTCGAACCCGGAACGAACCGGGGCTCCCCTCACCCCCGCCCGCCACGACCGTGGCCTCTCGACGACGGTCGGTCGGAACACAGACGCGAACGGAAACACCCTGTCAGGCGACAAGCGCCGACAGCTGCACCGGCTCCGCCGCGAGCAACGGCGAGGTCGGTGGCGCTCGAAGTGGGAGCAGAACCTGGCGCACGGGCTCGGCGAGGTCCGGCGGATCGCGAGCTGTCTCGAACTCGGGGATGGCGTCCGTAATCAGGCGTGTCAGCTCTTCCGGAGCGCACAGGAGGAGGATCTCCTCCGTGGGCGGTCGATCGACAGTATGGCTGCCGCGAGTGTGTACGGGACGATTCGCTGTAACGGCCTGACCTGGACCGTCGACGACATCGAGGAGTACGCACGGTGTGAGTTCTCGAGCCTCCGAAACGCCTACAAAGTCCTGAACAGGGAACTCAACCTTCCGACGCCACCGATGCGGCCAGCGGCATTCGTCGGACGGTTCGCGTCAGCGCTGGAGCTGCCGGATCGCGTTCGACGACAGGCCGAACAGTTCGCCGAAACATCTGAACGCGACGGCGCCGTGACCGGTGTCCAGCCGACAGGGTTTGCAGCGGCTTGCCTGTACACGGCAGCCCAAGAGACGGGATGTTACGTGACGCAGACGGATCTCGCGGAGGTCGCTGATACCACGCCGGTGACGATCCGAACGCATCACAATACGCTCCTAAACCAGTATTGCTGA
- a CDS encoding group I intron-associated PD-(D/E)XK endonuclease — MELERGWRGDASEALVAANILRNGYGVAYPHGHEQKYDLIIDVGWDLLRIQVKTASDYDEYRYELEISPERYPDGTVDIFAGAIHEEGTAIYVPAHELEKTQRVNFNPPEEMPSDWHREQANLPGEFSIDEALRKIREGPDSQ; from the coding sequence ATGGAGTTGGAACGAGGTTGGCGGGGTGATGCGTCTGAAGCCTTAGTCGCAGCAAATATCCTTCGAAATGGGTATGGTGTAGCTTATCCACACGGCCACGAGCAGAAATATGACCTGATAATCGACGTTGGGTGGGACCTGTTGCGAATTCAGGTAAAAACCGCGAGCGACTATGATGAATACCGTTACGAGCTTGAAATCTCTCCAGAAAGGTATCCCGATGGAACAGTCGATATATTTGCTGGTGCCATTCACGAAGAGGGCACGGCGATATATGTGCCTGCTCACGAATTGGAAAAGACGCAACGCGTAAATTTCAATCCTCCTGAGGAAATGCCCAGCGATTGGCATCGTGAACAGGCAAACCTCCCCGGAGAGTTCTCGATAGATGAGGCACTCCGCAAAATTCGAGAGGGCCCCGATTCTCAGTAA
- a CDS encoding DNA-binding protein has translation MSSKNAIGNEISVDEQAYKQPDETELDEDGFEVVDETAEFQPTVDMEIQAKVDANHPDGIAQEADDRIYGVTLAQEERIRAREAELEHISAQAEFGTQDGRAKRTRTVVTEQVRRTSRETVEKTGGRDVAPTPDPRERLSQDELATVNQHAQQIAAKVDGGPSRAAIGRLLGDRIAGGQSTTKAVFDTLEQVKLMPSTLLEVADVPEVPGESVNVSGEIVELWNPSSPAIAQVGLIADDSGKIKFTSWEKSDQKWVKEGDQVQMWSAKKNWYQGRCSLALTYNSRIVFPERDRRWWKD, from the coding sequence ATGTCCAGTAAGAACGCAATCGGTAATGAAATTTCGGTCGATGAACAGGCCTACAAGCAGCCCGACGAGACGGAGCTCGACGAGGACGGATTCGAGGTCGTCGACGAGACCGCTGAGTTCCAGCCGACGGTCGATATGGAAATCCAGGCGAAGGTGGACGCCAATCACCCGGACGGAATCGCACAGGAAGCCGACGATCGCATCTACGGTGTGACCCTCGCCCAGGAAGAGCGCATCCGGGCCCGGGAAGCCGAACTCGAACACATCAGTGCCCAGGCCGAATTCGGAACGCAGGATGGCCGGGCGAAGCGCACGCGGACGGTCGTCACCGAGCAGGTTCGCCGGACGAGCCGGGAGACGGTCGAGAAGACGGGCGGACGGGACGTGGCGCCGACGCCGGATCCCCGAGAGCGCCTCTCCCAGGACGAACTCGCGACGGTGAATCAACACGCCCAGCAGATCGCTGCAAAAGTGGACGGTGGCCCGAGTCGGGCCGCAATCGGACGGCTGCTCGGTGACCGGATCGCGGGTGGCCAGTCGACGACGAAGGCGGTCTTCGACACGCTCGAGCAGGTCAAGCTGATGCCCAGTACCCTCTTGGAGGTTGCCGATGTGCCTGAGGTGCCGGGAGAGAGCGTGAACGTCAGCGGTGAGATCGTCGAACTCTGGAATCCATCCAGCCCGGCGATCGCTCAGGTGGGTCTCATCGCGGACGATAGTGGGAAAATCAAGTTCACTAGCTGGGAGAAGAGTGATCAAAAGTGGGTCAAAGAAGGCGATCAGGTCCAGATGTGGAGCGCGAAGAAAAATTGGTACCAGGGCCGCTGCAGTCTCGCGTTGACCTACAACAGTCGGATCGTCTTCCCCGAGCGCGATCGCCGGTGGTGGAAGGACTGA
- a CDS encoding DUF7437 domain-containing protein, translated as MSRTSNRADGDIVQDFLSVADLLEEPQLAQLYAYLARTDEATVQDVMDDLELAQGTAYSYVNRLVDAGVVDVTDDEQPRQYAAREIDLTVTTTAGDREYTITPALIDAVGRRETDADIDTYIGRHGVAGLATALTYAVARERGEMTHRLMAEDLNISPLAAEMILQALRPVVHEHYDIEEAGAGLEELDIDDGDAADDA; from the coding sequence GTGTCACGCACCTCAAACCGCGCCGACGGCGACATCGTTCAGGATTTCCTCTCGGTCGCTGACCTCCTCGAAGAGCCACAGCTCGCCCAGCTGTACGCGTACCTCGCCCGGACGGACGAAGCGACCGTTCAGGACGTGATGGACGACCTCGAACTCGCCCAGGGGACGGCCTACAGCTACGTCAACCGGCTCGTCGACGCCGGCGTCGTCGACGTCACCGACGACGAGCAGCCACGCCAGTACGCCGCCCGGGAGATCGACCTGACCGTGACGACGACTGCTGGTGACCGCGAGTACACGATCACGCCGGCGCTGATCGACGCCGTCGGCCGCCGGGAGACGGACGCCGACATCGACACCTACATCGGCCGCCACGGCGTCGCCGGCCTCGCGACCGCGCTCACCTACGCGGTCGCTCGGGAGCGTGGCGAGATGACCCACCGGCTGATGGCGGAGGACCTCAACATCTCGCCGTTGGCTGCGGAGATGATCCTCCAGGCACTCCGGCCCGTCGTCCACGAGCACTACGACATCGAGGAAGCTGGAGCGGGACTCGAGGAGTTGGATATCGACGACGGCGACGCGGCTGACGACGCGTGA
- a CDS encoding DUF7558 family protein, which yields MQQTLIGCAFCDAPPGTETGEAHTWGQDERVTHPICVDCAIQTEPDPDERDHVACDGCGLVVDTLAALTRFRVELGHLEGPLQLCAHCSPGGLATYWTRDLEEHLVATPAE from the coding sequence ATGCAGCAAACGCTCATCGGCTGTGCGTTCTGCGACGCGCCGCCCGGTACCGAGACTGGCGAGGCACATACCTGGGGACAGGACGAGCGGGTCACCCACCCGATCTGCGTCGACTGCGCGATCCAGACGGAGCCGGATCCCGACGAGCGCGATCACGTCGCCTGTGACGGCTGTGGGCTGGTCGTCGACACGCTCGCAGCACTGACGCGGTTCCGGGTGGAACTCGGGCATCTGGAAGGCCCGTTGCAGCTCTGCGCTCACTGTAGTCCGGGTGGGCTCGCGACGTACTGGACGCGCGACCTCGAGGAGCATCTCGTCGCGACGCCGGCAGAGTGA
- a CDS encoding ComEC/Rec2 family competence protein has product MKRLLLVILVAAMLVLAGCADGTGTDNGESTVETDDSLEDVDSNGAEDDTAADEDDPDPEKTDETETDEPDSGDSPDVDGELEIHHIDVGQADATLLIEPSGETMLIDSGDWRQGGTGVIEYLEDQDVDRIDHLVATHGHADHIGGHDAIIEHYETERDGIGVAYDSGVAHTSQTYERYLDAIEDHDVELLVVEDGDHIEFGDATVDVLNPPAGDSGSDLHYNSVALSIEFGEFSYLTTGDAEADAEERMVDEHGDQLEADAYQAGHHGSTTSSTTPFMDQVTPDVAIISSAYDSQYGHPHDEVLEDFADRDIETYWTAVHGDVVLTTDGSDVALETEHEFSTNASDLLEEKPADDDDTQASLTHSVDVPAAPLVG; this is encoded by the coding sequence ATGAAACGACTTCTCTTGGTCATCCTTGTCGCAGCAATGCTCGTTCTTGCGGGCTGTGCTGATGGAACTGGGACGGATAACGGTGAGTCGACAGTAGAAACCGATGATAGTCTCGAAGATGTCGATTCGAACGGTGCTGAAGACGATACCGCAGCCGATGAGGACGACCCCGATCCAGAGAAGACCGACGAAACCGAAACCGATGAACCCGACTCAGGTGATAGTCCCGATGTCGACGGCGAGCTCGAGATTCACCACATCGACGTCGGCCAGGCTGACGCCACGTTACTAATCGAACCCTCCGGTGAGACGATGCTCATCGACTCCGGCGACTGGCGTCAAGGAGGTACCGGCGTGATCGAGTACCTCGAGGACCAGGACGTCGATCGAATCGATCATCTCGTTGCAACACACGGCCACGCTGACCACATCGGCGGTCACGATGCAATCATCGAACACTACGAAACCGAACGGGATGGCATTGGCGTAGCCTATGACTCTGGCGTTGCCCACACGAGCCAGACGTACGAGCGATACCTCGACGCCATTGAAGACCACGACGTTGAACTCCTGGTCGTCGAAGACGGCGATCACATCGAGTTCGGCGACGCAACCGTCGACGTGCTCAACCCGCCTGCAGGAGACTCGGGGTCCGACCTTCACTACAACAGTGTAGCACTCTCCATCGAGTTCGGTGAGTTCTCCTATCTCACGACTGGCGATGCGGAAGCCGACGCTGAAGAGCGGATGGTCGACGAACACGGAGACCAACTCGAGGCAGATGCCTACCAGGCAGGCCATCACGGTTCGACGACGTCCTCGACAACGCCGTTCATGGACCAAGTCACACCGGACGTGGCGATTATCTCGAGTGCGTACGACTCCCAGTACGGGCATCCACACGACGAGGTCCTCGAGGACTTCGCCGATCGGGATATCGAGACCTACTGGACCGCAGTCCACGGCGACGTCGTCCTCACGACTGACGGGAGCGATGTAGCGCTCGAGACAGAACACGAATTCTCGACTAATGCTTCGGATCTCCTCGAGGAGAAACCAGCTGACGATGACGACACCCAAGCGTCGCTCACCCACTCGGTTGACGTGCCTGCAGCACCACTAGTCGGCTAA
- a CDS encoding DUF3006 domain-containing protein, producing MAETYTATLDRIVDGQTAVLLLEEDDETVDQLDVDVTTLPPEAQHEGAVLEIAVEANELREVEYLPEVTQSRKESAQERLDRLSTRLSDRE from the coding sequence ATGGCTGAAACCTACACCGCGACACTCGATCGGATCGTCGACGGACAGACAGCGGTGCTCTTGCTCGAAGAGGACGACGAGACCGTCGACCAACTCGACGTCGACGTAACGACGCTGCCACCGGAGGCTCAACACGAAGGGGCAGTTCTCGAGATCGCTGTTGAAGCGAACGAACTCCGCGAAGTCGAATATCTCCCTGAAGTTACACAGTCCCGCAAAGAGTCTGCACAGGAGCGCCTCGATCGTCTCTCGACGAGGTTATCGGATCGAGAGT